The following proteins come from a genomic window of Companilactobacillus pabuli:
- the ribA gene encoding GTP cyclohydrolase II, with protein MKNNEIIAKVERAIADLKQGKLIIVADSEKREAEGDMLGLADFVTPENVNFMITHARGLLCVPMAKSVAEKLDLHPMTKSHDAFGTAFTVSTDSKETTTGISAFDRTTTIQKLAQSTDANDFYHPGHIFPLIARDNGVIERDGHTEAAIDLAKIAQATPVAYICEVVRENGRMARRPQLKQIAQENNLTFITIADIINYRYLKNFNILQSVSDVDLPTKFGHFRLKSFTYKDEPVLVIYKGQIENKSDLLLRVHSECLTGDILGSKRCDCGEQLEQSLQRIEKNGSGAVIYLHQEGRGIGLINKLRAYQLQDEGLDTVEANLKLGFKADQRDYRVVLAVLEELGIESVDLLTNNPDKLKQLEQFGLKVNRVPLETEPNANDIDYLRTKKQKFNHLLNEVN; from the coding sequence GGGATTAGCTGACTTTGTCACTCCAGAAAATGTTAATTTCATGATTACCCATGCTCGCGGTTTATTGTGCGTTCCAATGGCAAAATCAGTAGCCGAAAAATTAGATTTGCATCCAATGACCAAATCACACGATGCATTCGGGACAGCCTTTACCGTAAGTACTGATAGCAAGGAAACTACGACTGGAATTTCAGCTTTTGACCGAACTACAACGATTCAAAAATTAGCTCAGTCAACTGATGCCAATGACTTTTATCACCCAGGTCATATTTTTCCTTTGATTGCTAGAGATAACGGTGTAATTGAAAGAGATGGTCATACTGAAGCAGCGATTGATTTGGCTAAAATTGCCCAAGCAACACCAGTGGCCTACATTTGCGAAGTAGTTAGAGAAAATGGTCGCATGGCCAGAAGACCACAATTGAAGCAAATTGCTCAAGAAAATAATTTAACTTTCATTACAATTGCTGACATCATCAATTATCGTTATTTGAAGAATTTCAATATTTTACAATCAGTTTCCGACGTTGATCTACCAACGAAATTTGGTCATTTCCGTTTGAAGTCATTTACTTATAAAGATGAACCCGTTTTAGTGATTTATAAAGGACAAATTGAAAACAAGTCTGATTTGTTATTGAGAGTTCATTCTGAATGTTTGACTGGAGATATTTTAGGTTCAAAGCGTTGTGATTGTGGTGAACAATTGGAGCAGTCACTTCAAAGAATCGAGAAAAATGGCAGTGGTGCAGTGATCTATTTGCATCAAGAAGGCCGTGGAATTGGTTTGATCAACAAGTTACGTGCTTATCAATTGCAAGATGAAGGTTTAGATACAGTTGAAGCTAACTTGAAACTAGGTTTTAAGGCTGACCAAAGAGACTATCGCGTTGTTTTAGCAGTTTTGGAAGAATTGGGCATTGAATCAGTCGATTTATTGACAAATAATCCCGACAAATTAAAACAATTGGAGCAATTTGGCTTAAAGGTAAACCGTGTGCCTTTAGAAACTGAACCCAATGCTAATGACATTGATTACTTAAGAACGAAAAAACAAAAATTTAATCATTTATTAAACGAGGTAAATTAA
- the ribH gene encoding 6,7-dimethyl-8-ribityllumazine synthase — protein sequence MKQINGNLNGQGLKIGIVVAKFNEVVTNKLLSGALDKLEQLNVDTEDITVVKVPGAFEIPRMAKKLSKSGQVDGIITLGAVVRGETAHFDYVCSQSAAGVSQVSLNGEVPVMYGILTTNDMSQALNRAGGKAGNKGSECASDVVEVINAEKNI from the coding sequence ATGAAACAAATTAACGGAAATTTGAATGGTCAAGGACTAAAAATTGGTATCGTGGTCGCTAAATTCAACGAAGTAGTTACCAATAAGTTACTGTCTGGTGCGTTGGATAAGCTGGAACAATTAAATGTTGATACAGAAGACATCACAGTTGTTAAAGTTCCAGGAGCTTTTGAAATTCCTCGAATGGCAAAAAAATTATCCAAGAGTGGCCAAGTTGATGGAATTATCACTTTAGGAGCTGTTGTCAGAGGAGAGACAGCTCATTTTGATTACGTTTGCTCTCAATCAGCAGCGGGAGTTAGCCAAGTTTCTTTAAATGGTGAAGTTCCTGTTATGTATGGAATTTTAACTACAAATGATATGTCACAAGCCTTGAATCGAGCTGGGGGGAAAGCTGGTAATAAAGGTAGCGAATGTGCAAGTGATGTCGTTGAAGTCATCAATGCCGAAAAAAATATCTAA
- a CDS encoding Cof-type HAD-IIB family hydrolase, translating into MGYKLIAIDMDGTLLNSKQKVSQKNIQAIQEAKSKGVYIVLCSGRAYDGIIDSAKVLGINESDQYMICYGGSVIQNYDQKVLYQRILKNENCEEIARFLTDKKIHYKFIDNTGTLYQSYQDWIEKHMLNPKLGIVKVLLKTRKHKLPEVLELVHKQYDSNYFVVQTSEKELEIFPKNVNKGNALERLTKYLKVSPKEVMAIGDYDNDMPMFRAAKFSVAVGNAIPKVKDLSDAVVSDNNHDGVAEAIEKYVLK; encoded by the coding sequence ATGGGTTATAAATTAATTGCAATCGATATGGATGGTACGCTCTTGAATTCCAAGCAAAAAGTTTCTCAAAAAAATATCCAAGCAATTCAAGAGGCTAAATCAAAGGGAGTTTATATAGTACTTTGTTCAGGTAGAGCTTATGATGGGATAATTGACAGTGCCAAAGTTTTAGGAATCAACGAGTCAGATCAATATATGATTTGTTACGGTGGCAGCGTTATTCAGAATTATGATCAGAAAGTCCTTTATCAAAGAATTTTGAAGAATGAAAATTGTGAAGAAATTGCCCGTTTCTTAACAGATAAAAAGATTCATTATAAGTTTATTGACAATACGGGAACACTATATCAGTCGTATCAAGATTGGATTGAAAAGCACATGTTGAATCCAAAATTAGGTATCGTCAAAGTATTATTGAAGACTAGAAAGCATAAGTTACCGGAGGTATTGGAATTAGTACACAAACAATACGATAGTAATTATTTTGTCGTTCAAACGAGTGAAAAGGAATTAGAGATTTTTCCTAAAAATGTCAACAAAGGTAATGCCTTAGAGAGATTGACAAAATATTTGAAAGTCAGTCCTAAAGAAGTCATGGCTATTGGAGATTATGATAATGATATGCCAATGTTTAGAGCTGCAAAATTCAGTGTTGCCGTTGGGAATGCTATTCCTAAAGTAAAAGATTTAAGCGATGCCGTGGTGTCTGATAATAATCACGATGGTGTAGCAGAAGCAATTGAAAAGTATGTTTTGAAGTAA
- the licT gene encoding BglG family transcription antiterminator LicT, with product MRIVKVINNNIVTSTQDGNEVIVMGKGLGFNKTGGDIIPQAKIDKVFALNASASVDRFKLLLKDVPMQELQASDEIISYAKLSLGKRLSDSIYVALTDHIHFAIQRFKKGMDFGNALSWEVKHFYNHEYLIGKEGLNIIEKRTGTRLPDDEAVTIALHLVNAELDSSMDHTVGMTKLIKEILGIIQYTFHVELSDTSLAYERLMTHLKFFIQRVMTNQPLPDNDDKLFNMIKETYPNEFKCSLKISKYVKKELNYDLTDAELSYLTIHINRVITEN from the coding sequence TTGAGAATAGTTAAAGTAATCAATAACAATATTGTTACGTCAACTCAGGACGGCAATGAAGTAATTGTTATGGGTAAAGGATTAGGATTCAACAAAACTGGTGGAGACATTATTCCTCAAGCAAAAATTGACAAGGTTTTTGCTTTGAATGCTTCTGCGAGCGTTGATAGATTCAAATTACTTTTGAAAGATGTTCCAATGCAAGAACTGCAAGCCAGTGATGAAATCATTTCGTATGCAAAATTGTCATTAGGCAAAAGATTAAGCGACAGCATTTATGTTGCTTTAACTGATCATATTCATTTTGCAATTCAACGTTTCAAGAAAGGTATGGATTTTGGGAATGCATTATCTTGGGAAGTTAAGCATTTTTACAATCATGAATATTTGATTGGTAAAGAAGGGCTGAACATTATTGAAAAAAGAACTGGCACACGTTTACCAGATGATGAAGCGGTGACAATAGCTTTACATCTAGTAAATGCAGAATTAGACAGTTCTATGGATCATACAGTCGGGATGACTAAGCTTATAAAAGAAATATTAGGAATAATTCAATATACGTTTCATGTTGAATTGTCAGACACCAGTTTGGCTTATGAACGACTTATGACCCATCTTAAATTCTTTATACAAAGAGTTATGACGAATCAGCCACTACCAGATAATGATGACAAACTATTCAATATGATCAAAGAGACTTACCCTAATGAATTCAAATGCTCATTAAAAATTAGTAAATACGTTAAGAAGGAATTAAATTACGATTTGACTGATGCCGAGTTATCATACTTGACAATTCACATCAATCGAGTAATTACTGAAAATTAA
- a CDS encoding beta-glucoside-specific PTS transporter subunit IIABC — MDYKKSADKILKDVGGTKNVDYVTHCMTRLRFGLKDESKAKGKEIEKIDGVKGVMSQSGQYQVIIGSDVTNVFAALPDSIKDGDSVESESKPKEKLTPKVIFKNILDYLSSSITAALGVIIGSGMIKLLLVILDLIGVHHNSTYNLLTILGDTGFYFLPLVLAYTAAKKLKTDPVLSIVVSAFLIHPNLISMLAKGNVTFLKVPVYSTTYASSIIPPLLATWILSLIIPLVDKFTPNWSKTILNPMLSLLITVPIVLVIFAPIGAIIGQGLSIITTTMTNYVPWLTMGIVAAFLPLLVIAGLHHAFDPIYLSSFAKVGYDPLFLPMMLAMNFSITAAVLVVGIKSKDSKKESLAYSSAVSAGLAGITEPGLFGVLLKNKKALRSAMLGSGVGGVLVGLLHLKIFAAVSPGVIAMVSFVSKKYPANIIYALIVAVVSFIAAFIFTWLAYKEETEDNGNSIKLNNHSVLAPIEGKVIPLEQVKDATFADKLLGDGIAIEPSEGKVYSPVDGTVQVMYKTGHAIGLLSDSGDEILIHIGLDTVKLEGKGFEKIAKQGEHVKAGQLLLKFDMPFIQKQGYDLTTPIVVTNLDSTGKKIVENNKSQEIGSSMPIFDIQGGN; from the coding sequence ATGGATTATAAAAAATCAGCCGATAAAATATTGAAAGATGTCGGTGGAACAAAGAATGTTGATTATGTAACTCATTGTATGACTAGATTACGTTTTGGATTAAAAGATGAATCTAAAGCGAAGGGAAAAGAAATAGAAAAAATTGATGGCGTCAAAGGAGTAATGAGTCAAAGTGGTCAATATCAAGTCATAATTGGAAGTGACGTGACCAATGTTTTTGCTGCTTTACCGGACAGCATAAAAGATGGAGACTCAGTGGAATCGGAATCAAAACCTAAAGAAAAATTAACACCAAAAGTTATATTCAAAAATATACTTGACTATCTTTCATCATCTATTACAGCTGCCTTAGGGGTAATTATTGGTAGTGGTATGATAAAGCTTCTTTTGGTTATCCTTGATCTAATTGGAGTGCACCATAACTCTACTTATAATTTATTGACTATCTTAGGTGATACAGGTTTTTATTTCTTACCATTGGTTCTTGCATATACTGCTGCTAAGAAGTTAAAAACCGATCCGGTTTTATCGATTGTTGTATCAGCATTTTTAATTCATCCAAACTTAATTTCTATGCTTGCTAAAGGAAATGTTACTTTTCTGAAAGTGCCCGTATACAGCACAACATATGCATCATCAATCATCCCTCCATTGTTAGCGACATGGATATTATCATTGATAATTCCGCTAGTTGATAAATTTACACCTAACTGGAGTAAGACCATCCTTAATCCAATGTTATCGTTACTAATTACTGTCCCAATTGTACTAGTGATTTTTGCACCTATCGGTGCCATTATTGGTCAAGGGTTAAGTATTATCACAACTACTATGACAAATTATGTACCATGGTTGACAATGGGAATTGTTGCAGCATTCCTACCATTATTGGTTATTGCTGGATTACATCACGCTTTTGATCCAATTTATTTATCAAGTTTTGCCAAAGTTGGATATGACCCACTATTTTTGCCTATGATGTTAGCAATGAATTTCTCAATTACTGCTGCTGTTTTAGTAGTTGGTATTAAATCTAAAGATAGCAAAAAAGAATCATTAGCTTATTCTTCAGCTGTTTCAGCTGGATTGGCTGGAATCACAGAACCAGGATTATTCGGTGTTTTGTTAAAAAATAAAAAGGCCTTAAGATCAGCCATGCTTGGTTCAGGTGTTGGTGGTGTTCTGGTAGGTTTGTTACATTTAAAGATTTTTGCCGCCGTTTCACCAGGTGTTATTGCTATGGTTTCATTCGTATCTAAGAAATATCCAGCAAATATTATTTATGCATTAATAGTTGCTGTTGTATCATTCATTGCCGCCTTTATATTTACTTGGTTAGCTTACAAAGAAGAAACAGAAGACAACGGTAATTCTATTAAATTAAATAATCATTCAGTTTTAGCACCAATTGAAGGAAAGGTAATTCCATTGGAACAAGTAAAAGATGCTACTTTTGCTGATAAATTATTGGGAGATGGAATTGCAATTGAGCCATCTGAAGGAAAGGTTTACTCCCCTGTAGATGGGACTGTTCAGGTTATGTATAAAACCGGTCATGCGATTGGTTTATTATCTGATTCTGGGGATGAAATATTAATTCACATTGGCTTAGATACTGTCAAATTAGAAGGAAAGGGCTTTGAAAAGATTGCCAAACAAGGTGAACATGTTAAAGCTGGACAATTGTTATTGAAATTTGATATGCCATTTATCCAAAAGCAAGGTTATGATTTAACGACTCCAATTGTCGTAACGAATCTTGATTCGACTGGTAAAAAAATAGTAGAAAATAATAAATCACAGGAAATTGGGTCTTCAATGCCAATTTTTGATATTCAAGGAGGAAATTAA
- a CDS encoding 6-phospho-beta-glucosidase — protein MSLPKTFLWGGATAANQSEGGYNLDNRGLANVDLLPLGDDRRPVVMGEQKMFDLDDKHFYPALNAIDMYHHYKEDIKLFAEMGFSVYRMSIAWTRIFPNGDEDKPNEAGLKFYENVFKECKKYGIEPLVTISHFDTPMHLVKEMGSWRDRRMIDYYLNFCRVLFTRYKGLVKYWLTFNEINMIFHAPFMGAGLYVGDLDEREKKQVLYQSAHNELVASAKATKMAHKIDRNNQIGCMVAAGKYYPYSCDPKDVYAAITSDREDYFFSDIQAGGKYPKYVLDMFERENLHIDMHEDDLKLLANNTVDFVSFSYYMSRVATANKKVAQMTTGNIFDSVKNPYLKEQSEWGWQIDPLGLRITMIDLYDRYHKPLFIVENGLGAVDKPDKNGKVYDDYRIKYLASHIQAMKDAVEYDGIELLGYTSWGCIDLISAGSGEMKKRYGFIYVDRDNQGNGTLKRSKKKSFNWYKRVIATNGENLDLNVEY, from the coding sequence ATGTCTTTACCAAAAACTTTTTTATGGGGTGGCGCTACAGCCGCTAATCAATCAGAAGGTGGTTATAATCTGGATAATCGAGGTTTAGCAAACGTTGATTTACTGCCATTAGGTGATGATAGAAGACCAGTTGTCATGGGTGAACAGAAGATGTTTGATTTAGATGATAAACATTTTTACCCTGCTCTTAATGCCATTGACATGTATCATCATTATAAGGAAGATATAAAATTGTTTGCTGAAATGGGATTTAGTGTTTATAGAATGTCTATCGCTTGGACACGAATTTTTCCTAATGGGGACGAAGATAAGCCTAATGAAGCTGGATTAAAATTTTATGAAAATGTTTTTAAAGAATGTAAAAAATATGGAATTGAACCATTGGTAACCATTTCTCACTTTGATACGCCAATGCATTTAGTAAAAGAGATGGGTTCATGGCGAGATCGTCGGATGATTGATTATTATCTCAATTTTTGTAGAGTTCTTTTTACAAGATACAAGGGATTAGTTAAATACTGGTTAACATTTAATGAAATCAACATGATTTTTCATGCACCATTCATGGGAGCAGGCTTATATGTCGGTGATTTAGATGAAAGAGAAAAGAAGCAAGTTCTTTATCAATCGGCTCATAATGAACTAGTGGCGAGTGCTAAAGCAACTAAAATGGCTCACAAGATTGACAGAAATAATCAAATAGGTTGTATGGTAGCAGCCGGAAAGTATTATCCATATAGTTGTGATCCAAAAGATGTTTATGCTGCAATAACTAGCGATAGGGAAGATTATTTCTTTTCCGATATTCAAGCGGGTGGCAAATATCCTAAGTATGTATTGGATATGTTTGAAAGAGAAAATTTGCATATAGATATGCATGAAGATGATTTGAAATTGTTAGCTAATAATACTGTAGATTTTGTTTCATTCTCATACTACATGTCCAGAGTTGCGACGGCTAATAAAAAAGTTGCACAAATGACTACAGGTAATATTTTTGATTCTGTTAAAAATCCATATTTAAAGGAACAATCCGAATGGGGTTGGCAAATTGATCCATTGGGTTTAAGAATAACGATGATTGATTTGTATGATAGATATCACAAACCATTATTTATTGTAGAAAATGGTCTAGGAGCCGTAGATAAGCCGGATAAAAATGGAAAGGTTTACGATGATTATCGTATTAAATATTTAGCAAGTCATATTCAGGCCATGAAAGATGCTGTTGAATACGACGGAATTGAGTTGTTAGGATATACATCTTGGGGCTGCATCGATTTAATTAGTGCTGGCTCTGGAGAAATGAAAAAACGTTATGGTTTTATTTACGTAGATCGTGATAATCAAGGAAATGGAACTTTAAAGCGTAGTAAAAAGAAATCATTCAATTGGTATAAACGAGTAATTGCTACAAATGGAGAAAATCTCGATTTAAATGTCGAATATTAA
- a CDS encoding aldo/keto reductase, whose amino-acid sequence MKSITFNHQNTSAIGIGTWHIGEGNQAKTESEMAALKFGLDHGINVIDTAEMYGEGKSETLIGNVIKNYSRSDFQLISKFYPFHATPKLIEQSLKASLKRLQTDYLDLYLLHWRGQTPLAETVEGLENMVQAGLIRNWGVSNFDIEDLKELDSLPAGKNCRVNEDLYNIGSRGIEYSILPWQKEHHMSFIAYSPFGSDGSEYLKIAPVIQEMAKQKHITAYQLLLAWVIRNHDLLSIPKSSSVEHMKQNIEAVDVSFSADELELLDKTYPAPKNERPLDTI is encoded by the coding sequence TTGAAATCAATTACATTCAATCATCAAAATACTTCAGCCATTGGTATTGGAACTTGGCACATCGGCGAAGGTAACCAAGCAAAAACTGAATCAGAAATGGCAGCCTTAAAATTTGGTCTTGATCACGGAATCAACGTCATTGATACAGCAGAAATGTACGGTGAAGGCAAATCGGAAACTCTAATTGGTAATGTCATCAAAAATTACTCACGCTCAGATTTTCAATTAATTTCAAAGTTTTATCCATTTCACGCTACACCTAAATTAATTGAGCAAAGTCTTAAAGCTAGTCTTAAACGATTGCAAACTGACTACTTGGATCTCTACTTATTACATTGGCGTGGTCAAACTCCATTGGCCGAAACAGTTGAAGGATTGGAAAATATGGTTCAAGCCGGCCTGATCAGAAACTGGGGTGTCTCCAACTTTGATATCGAAGATCTTAAAGAATTAGACTCTCTACCTGCTGGTAAAAATTGTCGTGTCAATGAAGATCTCTACAACATCGGCAGTCGAGGTATCGAATATTCAATCTTGCCTTGGCAAAAGGAACATCATATGTCATTTATCGCCTACTCACCTTTTGGTTCCGATGGCAGTGAATACTTAAAGATTGCTCCTGTTATTCAAGAAATGGCTAAACAAAAGCATATTACGGCTTACCAACTATTGTTAGCTTGGGTGATTCGTAATCATGACTTATTGAGCATTCCTAAATCTTCTTCTGTGGAACATATGAAACAAAATATTGAAGCCGTCGATGTTAGTTTTTCAGCGGATGAATTGGAATTACTTGATAAAACTTATCCAGCTCCTAAAAATGAGAGACCACTTGATACTATTTAA
- a CDS encoding NupC/NupG family nucleoside CNT transporter, whose product MYLVVNILGLFVFLGIGFLFSKNRKGIQWKSIAIMVVLNLFLAWFLTSFGAGRAIVSGAADGFNWLVQVAYTGIEFALPSWVHVKSMDFVTSALLPILLIVPLFDILTYIGVLPFIIKWIGKGLSFITGQPKFESFFAVEMMFLGNTEALAVSSLQLKQIKAQRNVTLAMMSMSCVTASIIGSYIQMMPGQFILTAIPINIINAIIVTSLLNPVTVEPEEDTIAKLHGEDGKKEPFFSFLGDSILGAGRLILIITANVIAFVALAALIDKILQLVNPWLTLEHILGIVMYPFAWLLGLNGHDSFQMAQYMGTKLVTNEFVVMGKVTSIIKDFDPHFKAVLTVFITSFANFSTLGMIIGCFKGIVDKEKNDAISKNVGYMLLSGILVSLLSAAFVGIFVW is encoded by the coding sequence ATGTACCTAGTAGTTAATATTTTAGGTCTTTTTGTTTTTCTAGGCATCGGGTTCCTCTTTTCGAAGAATCGTAAGGGAATCCAATGGAAATCAATTGCCATCATGGTCGTTTTGAACTTGTTCTTGGCATGGTTTCTAACTAGTTTCGGTGCTGGTCGCGCAATCGTTTCGGGGGCTGCTGATGGCTTTAATTGGTTAGTTCAAGTTGCATATACTGGTATCGAATTTGCTCTACCTAGTTGGGTTCATGTGAAGAGTATGGACTTTGTAACTAGCGCTCTACTACCAATTTTGTTGATTGTGCCACTATTTGACATTTTGACATATATTGGAGTTCTACCTTTTATTATTAAGTGGATTGGTAAGGGATTGTCATTCATTACTGGTCAACCTAAGTTTGAATCATTTTTTGCCGTTGAAATGATGTTTTTAGGTAATACGGAAGCTTTAGCCGTATCAAGTTTGCAATTAAAACAAATCAAAGCACAACGTAACGTTACTTTGGCAATGATGTCAATGAGTTGTGTTACAGCCTCAATCATCGGATCATACATCCAAATGATGCCAGGTCAATTTATTTTAACAGCTATTCCTATCAATATTATTAATGCAATTATCGTAACAAGTTTATTGAATCCTGTTACAGTTGAACCAGAAGAAGATACAATTGCTAAGCTTCATGGTGAAGATGGTAAAAAAGAACCATTCTTCTCATTCCTTGGCGATTCAATCCTTGGTGCTGGTCGTTTGATCTTAATCATCACTGCTAACGTTATCGCATTTGTTGCTTTGGCAGCTTTGATTGATAAGATTTTACAACTAGTTAATCCATGGTTAACACTTGAACATATTTTGGGTATCGTAATGTATCCATTTGCATGGTTACTTGGTTTGAATGGTCATGATTCATTCCAAATGGCTCAATACATGGGAACAAAATTAGTTACTAATGAATTCGTTGTAATGGGTAAAGTTACAAGTATCATTAAAGACTTTGATCCTCACTTCAAGGCTGTTCTAACAGTCTTCATTACATCATTCGCTAACTTCTCAACTTTGGGAATGATTATCGGATGTTTCAAGGGTATCGTTGATAAAGAAAAGAACGATGCTATTTCTAAGAATGTTGGTTACATGTTGTTATCAGGTATTTTGGTATCACTATTGTCAGCTGCATTCGTTGGAATCTTCGTTTGGTAA
- a CDS encoding alpha/beta hydrolase, translating to MVLMNLNYRTNYLHTYFKTTVVIPDTNEAEYTTVWLLHGYTGDDSAWIRHVNIEKIARDHNFAIIMPEARNSFYSDSNFIPYYSYFIDEFIPKMQHLLPISKDRSKNYIVGSSMGGYGALKIAFMNDDKFSKVAALSPITDIEHFRDNPKSPMAKNTFDSIFDSPEKLAKNQLTNIYNNRQPKQEILTLCGDKDFMHEDNVMFKNFLSIHAKARYTCMPVEGDHSWNTWSQNINQVFDWLEK from the coding sequence ATGGTATTAATGAATTTGAATTACAGAACTAATTACTTACACACTTACTTCAAAACGACCGTGGTAATTCCAGATACAAATGAAGCCGAATATACTACAGTCTGGTTGTTGCATGGCTATACTGGAGACGACAGTGCCTGGATCCGTCACGTCAATATCGAAAAAATTGCTCGTGATCACAATTTTGCGATAATCATGCCTGAAGCGAGAAACTCGTTTTATTCTGATTCTAATTTCATACCTTATTATTCCTATTTCATTGATGAATTCATCCCTAAGATGCAACATCTCTTACCTATTTCAAAAGACAGATCAAAGAACTATATCGTCGGTTCTAGCATGGGCGGATATGGAGCTTTGAAAATTGCCTTTATGAATGATGATAAATTCAGTAAGGTTGCTGCCCTCTCACCAATTACCGATATTGAACACTTCCGGGACAATCCTAAGAGTCCAATGGCCAAAAATACCTTTGACAGTATCTTCGACAGTCCCGAAAAATTAGCTAAAAATCAATTGACTAATATTTACAACAACCGTCAACCAAAACAAGAAATTTTGACTTTGTGTGGCGATAAAGACTTTATGCATGAAGATAACGTCATGTTCAAAAACTTTCTATCAATTCATGCCAAAGCTCGTTACACTTGTATGCCAGTCGAGGGAGATCATTCTTGGAACACCTGGAGTCAAAATATCAACCAGGTCTTTGATTGGTTAGAAAAATGA
- a CDS encoding CdaR family transcriptional regulator: MKLDPNLAQSIVDKMMKSVPYNINMMNEKGIIIASGDKSRIHTLHIGAVDTIQSGKTKPMIQSFGKYGQPGVNIPVQFNNETIGVIGITGDPEKVTPLASLLKISTELLISQINNTKVEGRRKESLNHFLYEWTNTEDASLNDELQLRAETLNIDLSINRYIVLIETNDLNELQISPFDFSFRKTPGEYLLIVRNETDLNRYLKFGQENQLMVGISDKLTNLKQAVRQASDTITVSKELQLTGFYHFKEIRFLNHILDSNLYSKKALSVFKSFLKTKSGLELIDTIDCYFKHNGNVTETSKALNVHRNTTNYRLNNISEYFGLDLKDLTDILQLYVNFLYFKKYQYEHR, encoded by the coding sequence ATGAAATTAGACCCGAATCTGGCACAGTCTATCGTTGATAAAATGATGAAGAGTGTGCCTTACAACATTAATATGATGAACGAAAAGGGAATTATTATTGCCAGTGGCGACAAATCACGAATCCATACTTTACATATCGGTGCCGTCGATACTATTCAAAGTGGCAAAACTAAACCAATGATCCAATCATTTGGAAAATATGGTCAACCCGGAGTTAACATCCCTGTACAATTTAACAATGAAACTATTGGCGTTATCGGTATTACCGGGGATCCCGAAAAAGTTACTCCTTTAGCCTCATTGTTAAAGATTTCAACCGAGTTATTGATTTCACAAATTAATAACACTAAAGTTGAAGGTCGTCGCAAAGAAAGTTTGAATCATTTCTTATATGAATGGACTAATACTGAGGATGCTTCATTAAATGATGAACTACAGTTGCGTGCTGAAACCTTAAACATCGACTTATCGATCAATCGGTATATTGTTTTAATTGAAACAAATGATTTGAACGAATTACAAATTAGTCCCTTTGATTTTTCTTTTAGAAAAACTCCTGGAGAATATTTACTGATTGTTAGAAACGAAACCGATTTAAATAGATATCTTAAATTTGGTCAAGAAAATCAGTTAATGGTCGGTATCAGTGATAAGTTGACCAATCTTAAACAAGCTGTGCGCCAAGCTTCAGACACTATTACCGTCAGTAAAGAATTACAACTAACCGGCTTCTATCACTTTAAAGAGATTCGTTTTCTCAATCACATTCTTGATAGTAATTTGTATTCAAAAAAAGCCTTGAGCGTATTTAAAAGCTTTCTCAAGACTAAATCCGGTTTAGAATTAATCGATACGATCGACTGTTATTTCAAGCATAACGGTAATGTAACGGAGACTTCTAAAGCCTTAAACGTTCATCGTAATACTACTAATTATCGTCTCAATAATATTTCAGAGTATTTTGGACTAGATTTAAAAGATTTGACCGATATTTTACAACTATACGTTAATTTTCTTTATTTCAAAAAATATCAATATGAACATCGTTAA